The following proteins are encoded in a genomic region of Zea mays cultivar B73 chromosome 9, Zm-B73-REFERENCE-NAM-5.0, whole genome shotgun sequence:
- the LOC100282751 gene encoding Patellin-4 produces the protein MAVEAVSGNGTEAVAAAPAKEVSTKQASFREESNFLDDLKESERKALAELRDKVEAAIVEGKLFDDGKPEVKEKEEAKKKAAEKKDEQPEAEEKGEEDGKKEADAEEEKKEGVEGGEKKEGQEEGEKEEAEEESGDDTKQEAKKEEAGEKAAAKEPETAAVVVDKDIALWGVPLLPSKGDEATDVVLLKFLRARDFKAGAAFEMLRRTLRWRRDWTGFGSGAECDADADLPEELAGACYLDGADHEGHPVCYNALGVFADDAVYKKALGTEEGKARFLRWRVRAMERHVAELDLRPGGVASLLQVIDLRNSPGPAKKDFRVAVKQVLDLFQDNYPELVARNILINVPFWYYAFSTLFYPFLTQRTKSKFVVARPSKVTETLLKYIPIEAIPVKYGGLKRDGDTEFSADDGEVAEVTVKGSSTETIEIEATEADATLTWDLTVLGWEVNYKEEFVPADEGSYTIIVRKGKKMASGEEAVRNSFRTGEPGKVVLTVQNTSHRKKKVLFRHKAKSACAKKC, from the exons ATGGCCGTGGAGGCTGTTTCCGGAAATGGCACCGAGGCGGTGGCCGCGGCGCCGGCGAAGGAGGTGAGCACCAAGCAGGCGTCTTTCCGGGAGGAGAGCAACTTCCTGGACGATCTCAAGGAGAGCGAGCGTAAGGCGCTCGCCGAGCTCCGCGACAAggtcgaggcggccatcgtggagGGCAAGCTGTTCGACGACGGTAAGCCGGAGGTGAAGGagaaggaggaggccaagaagaaggccgcggagaagaaagatGAGCAGCCCGAAGCCGAGGAGAAGGGAGAGGAGGATGGCAAGAAGGAGGCCGACGccgaggaggagaagaaggaaggcgTGGAGGgaggggagaagaaggaaggccAGGAGGAAGGGGAGAAGGAGGAGGCCGAGGAGGAGAGCGGAGACGACACCAagcaggaggccaagaaagaggaaGCCGGCGAGAAGGCGGCGGCGAAGGAGCCGGAGACGGCGGCCGTTGTCGTCGACAAGGACATCGCGCTGTGGGGCGTGCCTCTGCTCCCTAGCAAGGGCGACGAGGCCACCGACGTGGTGCTCCTCAAGTTCCTCCGCGCGCGCGACTTCAAGGCCGGCGCCGCGTTCGAGATGCTCCGCCGCACGCTCCGCTGGCGCAGGGACTGGACCGGCTTCGGCTCCGGCGCCGAGTgcgacgccgacgccgacctcccCGAGGAGCTCGCGGGCGCGTGCTACCTCGACGGCGCGGACCACGAGGGCCACCCGGTGTGCTACAACGCGCTGGGCGTGTTCGCGGACGACGCCGTGTACAAGAAGGCGCTGGGCACCGAGGAAGGCAAGGCCAGGTTCCTCCGGTGGCGGGTGCGCGCCATGGAGCGCCACGTCGCCGAGCTGGACCTGAGGCCCGGCGGCGTCGCGTCGCTGCTGCAGGTGAtcgacctcaggaactcgccggggCCGGCCAAGAAGGACTTCCGCGTCGCCGTCAAGCAGGTGCTCGACCTGTTCCAGGACAACTACCCCGAGCTCGTCGCGAGAAAC atcttgATCAACGTGCCGTTCTGGTACTACGCGTTCAGCACCCTGTTCTACCCGTTCCTGACGCAGAGGACGAAGAGCAAGTTCGTCGTTGCTCGCCCGTCCAAGGTCACCGAGACCCTCCTCAA GTACATTCCGATCGAGGCCATCCCGGTGAAGTACGGCGGCCTGAAGCGCGACGGCGACACCGAGTTCTCCGCGGACGACGGCGAGGTCGCGGAGGTCACCGTCAAGGGAAGCTCCACGGAGACCATCGAGATCGAAGCCACTGAG GCTGATGCCACGCTGACATGGGACCTGACGGTGCTGGGGTGGGAGGTGAACTACAAGGAGGAGTTCGTGCCGGCGGACGAGGGCTCCTACACCATCATCGTCAGGAAGGGCAAGAAGATGGCGTCCGGCGAGGAGGCGGTCCGCAACTCGTTCCGCACCGGTGAGCCGGGCAAGGTCGTGCTCACCGTCCAGAACACCTCGCACAGGAAGAAGAAGGTGCTGTTCAGGCACAAGGCCAAGAGCGCCTGCGCCAAGAAGTGCTGA